From a region of the Apibacter sp. B3706 genome:
- a CDS encoding aspartate carbamoyltransferase catalytic subunit: protein MNHFITLENLDLSLIEELVDDAISFKKKKAFPNLSNHYISNLFFENSTRTKLSFEMAEKKTGMEIIYFDAESSSVKKGETLYDTVKTLNSIGVECFVIRHMQDRFYDDLITKIEVPIINAGDGCGDHPTQSLLDLVTIYEEFGTFRDLNIVIVGDVIHSRVAHSDAKILKRLGSSITFATPEFWRDSSMTMGTYASLDSVIQEADVVMLLRNQNERHAKQYDEKNFLELYGLTKQRADKMKSSAIIMHPAPINRNVEIDENLIESSKSRIFTQMTNGVFARIAVLNYVFNS from the coding sequence ATGAATCATTTTATCACTTTAGAAAATCTTGATCTAAGTTTGATTGAGGAATTAGTGGATGATGCGATAAGCTTTAAAAAGAAAAAAGCTTTTCCAAATCTGTCTAATCATTATATATCCAACCTTTTTTTCGAGAACAGTACTCGAACCAAACTCAGCTTTGAAATGGCTGAGAAAAAAACAGGAATGGAAATTATATATTTTGATGCAGAGAGTTCAAGTGTTAAAAAAGGTGAAACTCTTTATGATACAGTTAAAACTTTAAATTCCATAGGGGTTGAATGTTTTGTTATAAGACATATGCAAGATAGATTTTATGATGATTTAATTACAAAAATAGAGGTGCCCATCATTAATGCCGGTGATGGTTGCGGAGACCACCCTACCCAATCTTTATTAGATTTAGTAACCATATATGAGGAATTCGGTACTTTTAGAGATCTGAATATAGTAATTGTTGGCGATGTGATACATAGCAGAGTAGCTCATTCAGATGCTAAAATTTTAAAAAGACTGGGATCTTCTATAACATTTGCGACTCCGGAATTTTGGAGAGATTCCAGCATGACTATGGGAACCTATGCTTCTCTTGATTCAGTAATACAAGAAGCAGACGTTGTGATGTTATTAAGGAATCAAAACGAAAGACATGCGAAACAATATGACGAAAAAAATTTTTTAGAATTATATGGATTAACAAAACAGAGAGCCGATAAAATGAAATCCTCGGCAATCATTATGCATCCGGCACCTATTAACCGTAATGTTGAGATTGATGAGAATCTTATCGAATCTTCAAAATCAAGAATATTTACGCAGATGACGAATGGAGTTTTTGCCAGAATTGCTGTGCTTAACTATGTTTTTAATTCATAA
- a CDS encoding carbamoyl phosphate synthase small subunit, which yields MKRKLVLENGLVFNGEGFGSDQFTIGEVVFTTGMTGYQETLSDPSFHKQIIVFTYPLIGNYGINSSDFESLNSFVGGIIVHEYAETESHWKSQMNIDSFLKKQNIPGLSGIDTRALVKTIRTKGSMKGKFCDENENIDEVIKSLQETKLGHHVPEVSTPRAYSAPAEGHRIVLIDYGMKKSILKELCLRNCDVVVVPYNTDSSSILELNPDGIMLSNGPGNPEELTESINTIKELSGKAPIFGICLGHQLYALAHGAKTFKMLFGHRGANHPVKELATNRVYITSQNHGYVVDEESLQNTTLEVTHRALNDGTIEGLQDKKNWAFTVQYHPESSPGPHDNEYLFNRFMSMVEEFKNK from the coding sequence TTGAAAAGAAAATTAGTATTAGAAAACGGATTAGTATTTAATGGCGAAGGCTTTGGGAGCGACCAATTCACAATCGGTGAAGTTGTTTTTACCACAGGTATGACCGGTTACCAAGAAACCTTATCAGATCCTTCCTTCCACAAGCAAATTATTGTTTTCACCTATCCATTAATAGGGAATTATGGAATTAATTCCAGCGATTTTGAATCCCTTAATTCTTTTGTAGGTGGAATTATCGTTCATGAATACGCTGAAACAGAATCTCACTGGAAAAGCCAAATGAACATCGATTCTTTTTTGAAAAAACAAAATATTCCCGGTTTAAGCGGTATTGATACCCGCGCCTTGGTAAAAACCATACGAACCAAAGGCAGTATGAAAGGTAAATTCTGTGATGAAAATGAAAACATTGATGAAGTAATTAAATCTCTACAAGAGACCAAGTTAGGACATCACGTTCCCGAAGTTTCTACACCAAGAGCCTATAGTGCTCCAGCAGAAGGACACAGAATTGTATTGATAGATTATGGAATGAAAAAAAGCATTTTAAAAGAATTATGCTTACGAAATTGTGATGTAGTGGTAGTACCTTATAATACAGATTCAAGCTCTATATTAGAATTAAACCCCGATGGAATTATGCTCTCCAATGGTCCCGGTAATCCGGAAGAATTAACCGAATCTATAAACACTATAAAAGAATTGAGCGGAAAAGCCCCGATATTCGGAATTTGCTTAGGTCACCAATTATATGCCCTTGCACACGGAGCTAAAACTTTTAAAATGTTATTCGGACACAGAGGTGCAAATCATCCGGTAAAAGAACTTGCCACTAACAGAGTGTATATAACTTCTCAAAATCACGGATATGTAGTTGATGAAGAATCTTTACAAAACACAACTTTAGAAGTAACGCATCGAGCTTTAAATGACGGAACTATAGAAGGATTACAGGATAAAAAGAATTGGGCAT